The sequence TCTTCAATGGTCCGCCCCAGGTCGCGCGGGTCGCACATGAGCAGCAGCGCGGCGACGGTTTGCATCGCGTTCAGCAAGCCCGAGACTCCATTCTGGCGATGGGTCACGGAGTAGCCCAAGGACGCATAGAAATCGCGCGGCAGGGTGAGCCAGCAGGAGGTCGTATGAAATTCGTTCTCGGGCAACTGGAGCTCGCCCGCGCCCACGTTCTCGAGCGTAAAGAATTTGATCTTCTTGAATCCAACCACCTGGCGCCGCACCAGCACTTCGCCATGGCGCTTCGCCGCCGGCCCCCGCTCTTCCCTCTCAAATTCCTCCAGAATTTTGACTTGCGTGTAGGAAATCGCCTGGGTGAAATAGTCCGTGTCCACCTGCTTGACGTAGGCCTTGCGCTCCTTGAAATCGAGCTTCTCGACGTGGTGCTGCTGGCCCTCGTGGATGTAGATGGCTTTCTCGTGCAGGGTCGCCAGCGCGCTCGGAAAGTCCACTTCACCGATCACCCGCGGCTCGCCGGTGATGTCCACCACCACAAAATTGTCGGATGAAACCGATCGCAGGCTGACCGTATCCGCCGGATAAGCCTCCTGGGTCCAGTGATAGACGCCCCCGGTCGGATAAAGAAACCCGCGCTCGGCCAGGAAATCGCAAATCTCTTCGACCGGTTGCCCGCCAAACATTTCCTTCTCGCCGATCGGCAGCTCAAAGGCCGCGCACTTGAGGTGATTCAAGAGGATTTCGAGGTTATCGGGGTTGACGTAGCCATGTTCCGGCGAATTGCCGAAGAAATACTCGGGGTGGTTGACGATGTACTGGTCAAGGGGATGGCTCGAAGCCACCAGCACCGCGCAGGAGGTTCCGCTGCGCCGGCCGGCTCGCCCGGCGCGCTGCCACGTGGAAGCTATCGTTCCCGGATAGCCGGCAAGGATGGCCGTATCGAGCGACCCGATGTCAATGCCGAGCTCGAGCGCATTCGTCGCCACCACCGCCCGTATCGAGCCTTCACGCAGGCCGCGTTCGATTTCCCGCCGCTCGCTGGGCAGGTAGCCGCCCCGATAACCGCGCACCGTCTTCTCGTCCACCGGCCCGCGCTCGAGCGCCTGCTTGAGATACGTCACCAGAATTTCGGTCGTCAGCCGCGTATTCGTGAACACGATGCTTTGCGACCCGCGGCGCACAAATTCATGGGCGATGCCGGCCGCTTCATTGACGTAGGGCCGGCGGATACCGAGAAACCGATTGACCACCGGCGGATTGTAAAATAGGAAAAATTTCTCGCCCGCCGGCGCCCCGCTCCGGTCAACCAGCTCCACTTCCTCTTCGATCAGCCGGCCGGCAAGCTCAGCCGGGTTGGCAATCGTGGCCGACGAGCAGATGAACTGCGGGTTCGAGCCGTAGAAGCGGGCGACGCGCTTCAGCCGCCGGAGGACGTTCGCCACGTGGCTCCCGAAAACTCCCCGGTAGGTGTGCAGCTCATCGAGCACGATGTAGCGCAAGTTTTCAAACAGCCGTGTCCACTTGGTGTGGTGCGGAAGGATGCCGGCGTGGAGCATGTCCGGGTTGGTCAGGACAATGTGGCCTTGCTGCCGGATGGCCTTGCGCGCGTCGGCCGGAGTGTCGCCGTCGTAGGTGAACGTCCGGATGGGCGCGTCCATCTTGTCAATCAGGTCCTCGAGCTCGGCAAGCTGGTCCTGTTCGAGCGCTTTGGTCGGGAAAAGATACAGCGCGCGAGTGTCCGGGTTTTTGAGCACGGCATCGAGCACCGGCAGGTTGTAGCAAAGCGTTTTGCCGGATGCGGCCGGCGTGACGATGACGACGTTCTTGCCCGCCGCGATGCGTTCGGCCGCGTCAGCCTGATGTGAGTAAAGTTGCTCGATGCCTTTCTGGCGATAAACCCGGCGCAGCTCCGGGTGAGTCCAATCCGGATAAGGAGCCAGAACCGCCGGGCGCGCCGGCAGAAGCTCGACCGCCGTCAAGACTGGATGCTGCCGGTTCTTTTCCTGGAGGGTATTGAGCGCGGAGTGCACCGGCGAGGTTGCCCCCGCCCCCGCTCGCACAGGATAGTTCATGGATTCATCTTCTCGTCTTCAGGCAGTGAAGGTTAACCTGCAAGCAACAAGGCCGGTCAACCCGACTGCGGTTGAAGCGGCTCTTTCTTTCGCTTTTTCTTCGCCGGAGGATAGCATAGCGGCCGGGTGGCGGCAAGGCCCGATAATATCCGGGTAAACGTCAGTGCCTCACCGGCTGAATGGCGAGCTTCCCGAGCCCCACTGCGATGACCTCGCCGGCCGTGGGCCCACTTGGCCCCTCAAAATCAAGCCTGCTTCTGAGCAAAAAAGCCGGCGTGGTTCCCCGGAGGCTTCGGAAGATTCGCCGGGCCGCGGTCTTTCTTCCCAGCCTCTCCTCAAGCTGCGCGATGGAAATTTGACTCCACAGCCCGACGCCGGCATCGGCCAGCGGATCAGACGAAGAGGTCTTGCCAGCGCGCCGCAGAAAATTTCTGGCCGCCGAAATCCGTCCCTGGCGGAGCCCGATGCGCCCCAGGCGAAGAAAAACCCATCCCAGGGACCCCGAGACATTCTCCGGGTCGAGCTGCGCGGCCTTTTCGAGTTCCGCCTGGGCATTTGCCGCTTTCCCTTCCTGCAGGAGATCGTCAGCGCGACCCATCCGCTTCGAGACCGCGCGATTGACCCGGGCGGCATCGGTCCAGCGCAGAATTTTCAATTCCGGGTCGAGGTCGATCGTCG comes from Candidatus Acidiferrales bacterium and encodes:
- a CDS encoding DEAD/DEAH box helicase, with translation MNYPVRAGAGATSPVHSALNTLQEKNRQHPVLTAVELLPARPAVLAPYPDWTHPELRRVYRQKGIEQLYSHQADAAERIAAGKNVVIVTPAASGKTLCYNLPVLDAVLKNPDTRALYLFPTKALEQDQLAELEDLIDKMDAPIRTFTYDGDTPADARKAIRQQGHIVLTNPDMLHAGILPHHTKWTRLFENLRYIVLDELHTYRGVFGSHVANVLRRLKRVARFYGSNPQFICSSATIANPAELAGRLIEEEVELVDRSGAPAGEKFFLFYNPPVVNRFLGIRRPYVNEAAGIAHEFVRRGSQSIVFTNTRLTTEILVTYLKQALERGPVDEKTVRGYRGGYLPSERREIERGLREGSIRAVVATNALELGIDIGSLDTAILAGYPGTIASTWQRAGRAGRRSGTSCAVLVASSHPLDQYIVNHPEYFFGNSPEHGYVNPDNLEILLNHLKCAAFELPIGEKEMFGGQPVEEICDFLAERGFLYPTGGVYHWTQEAYPADTVSLRSVSSDNFVVVDITGEPRVIGEVDFPSALATLHEKAIYIHEGQQHHVEKLDFKERKAYVKQVDTDYFTQAISYTQVKILEEFEREERGPAAKRHGEVLVRRQVVGFKKIKFFTLENVGAGELQLPENEFHTTSCWLTLPRDFYASLGYSVTHRQNGVSGLLNAMQTVAALLLMCDPRDLGRTIE